The genomic interval CACGAAGCAATAGAAAAACTCGCAAGCGAAATAGAATCAGAAATAAGGCAAAGGCATGAAGACGCCCACGAAGTAAAAAGCTCTGAAATCGGTACCGTCGTCATGAGGAAGCTAAAATCGCTTGATGAAGTCGCATACATCAGATTTGCATCAGTATATAAACGATTCACAGACGTCGAATCGTTCAAGAAAGAAATCGACAAATTGCTGTAAGGATGCAAAAGAACATATTATTAAAATATAATTTTTAATGTTAAAATTCTTTTTGGAGAGGAATATTATGAGTGATGGGGATATAAGTGCGGGCAGTATTGAAAAACAGCAGACGCTTCTAAGAACCGAGCTGAAGCTTCCAAAAATAAGGACAAGCAATCAGGAACTTAGCGAGTTCACTCCAAAAAAGATTTATGATGTTTACATAAATGAAGCGGGCCTAGATCCGGAAACCGCTGAATACTACACACAGCTCATAATGGCGGACTTGAACAAGCTGTACATACAGAACAGGCTGCACGAGATATCAACAAGAATGCTTCGAGAACTTATGTGTGCGCACGCAATACAGCAGGGCGACTTTGCCACAAGAAACAGGCTATCCGTTCTCGGGCTGCCAATAAAAGATGTGGAAAACCTGTTCTTCAGCTATAATTCTGAAAACAGTAATCATGTTCCGTCAGAAGAGTTCATCCATAAGGCAATGGCAGATGTCATAAACGAGCAGTATTCATTCTCAACGCTTTACAACTTCAACACGCAGTGGGGAAACCCAGCCTACTCCCATATGAATGCAGACATCTACATCCATGACAGAGACTACCCGGGAAGGCCGTTCTGCTACCAGCACAGCGCGCGTTTCATATTCCGCAACGGCCTGTACATCGACGGCACAGGAAAGCATGTGAATGTCTCAAGGCCTCCAAAAAATCTTGAGGTCGCAATAAGGCAGGTGTGCGAATTCCTCGGAGCAGCAAGCAGGAACTGGAACGGCGGCCAAAGCTTTCGAAATCTTTTCTGGGAACTAGGCCCTTACCTTGAAGCTTCTGCAAAAAACAATCCAAGCACAAAAAATCTTGGCGGCGTTGAAATCCCGACATCTATTGTTCAGGCAGCTCAGATGATGCGCTATGAGCCAAATCATATCCTTGTCGGTAGAGGAAGCCAGGCGGCATTTTCATCTCTTAGCAACTTCGCAGTCCCTCCAAAATATCTTACAGAGGATTCTGATGTAGTGCTTCCGGGCGGCCAGGTAGTAAAAGGTTCTTATGCAGATTACAAAGAATATGTACTGAAATTCTGGTATGCCTATCTTTACGAATCAACGCGCGGGGATTCCAACGGCGGAATGTTCCACTGGATGAAAGATGATATAGGAATAAAACCCGAATGGTTCAGCGACCCTGAGCTTCAGCAATATGTTTTTGAGCCTTTGATGAAGTATGTTGCAAAATTCGGCGGCCCATACATCTATAATGTAAAGAATGTCAGCGACGATGAAGTAGCATGCACATCTTGCTGCTCGCTCGTGCTTCAGTCAGAAAGCCCGGATGACTTCGAGCTTGCGCGCCAGGGAACTCTTGGAATGGGTGCGCTTCAGTGCGGCTCATTCAACCTGCCAAGAATCGCGTATCTTGCAGGCGGAGACGATGCAAAGGTATATGAAATGATTGAAAGCAGAATGAATCTTCTTGCAGAAGTGATGAAAGCAAAGAAAGAATTCATGAAAAAAATCATCGCAACAGGGGTGGCGCCATTCCTCACTCAGCCAAGGCTGCGCGGAAAAGACAACACCCCATACTTTGACATAGAAAAACAGAGCTATCTTATGAGCTTCTGCGGAATGAACGAATTCACAAAAGCACATACAGGCTACGAACTTCATGAAAGCAAAGATGCCCACAACTATGCGATGAAGCTGCTCATGCATATGCTAAACTACTCAAAGAAATTGTCAGAAGAAACTGGCTTGAACATGGCATTCTGGAGACAACCCGGAGAAACTATGCCTGGCAAATTCGCACAGGACGACTACAAGAAATTCAACGGAAAGGCAGTAATTCAGGGAAATCCAAAAATTGGTGCAGGATATTATTCGAACTTCACTCACGTAAATGTGAATTCGGGATTGTCAGTATTTGACAAAGTCAAAAACGAGGCGCCATTCCACGCACTTTCGCCATCAAATCTCTTGCACATATGGCTTGGCGAAACAAATCCGGATCCTGACGCTCTCTGGGATATGACAAAAAAAATCCTTGACAAGTCGCTTACAAACTATTTTGCTTTCACGCGCGAAATAACAGTCTGCAACACCTGCAAAACATCGCATTCAGGCGTTGTTTCTCACTGCAAATGCGGCGCAGGCCCAAAAGACCTTGTGGTAAACAGCAGGATTGTGGGCTATTACAGCGCTGTCGGAACTGTAGAAGCAATACTCAACTGGAGAAAAAACCAGTCAAAAGAATCGCTCAAGGGCGCATTCTGGCAGCCGCATAAGTTCGCAGAATTCAACAACAGGACTGCAAATTATTCTGGTGCAAGGCTGAGCCAGCTTGGGGCGAACTGAGGATGAACAAACCTTGGAAAAATATTAATAAACTTAACGAATATTCGCGCGCTGAAAGCTGATAAAACTACGGCAGGGTTCTTTCATTGCATCAATTCATATAACTAAGATTTTCTTAGACTAAATTGTGACCTGTATGAAACAAAAACATGAAGAGATAAAAAAAGCTGTGCGCGAAGGCTACGGCAAGATTGCTAAAAATAAAATATCCTGTTGCAGCCCGATGTTTCCGTGCTGCGGAAATTCAAGCGCAAAAATTATAACTGACGTCAGTAAAAGCGTAGGATATGCGGACGATGATCTTTCTTCAGTTCCAGAAGACGCGAATCTTGGCCTTGGATGCGGAAATCCCGTTACCTTGGCGTCTTTAAAAAAGGGTGAAACAGTTCTCGACCTTGGTTCCGGCGCCGGAATTGATTGTTTTCTTGCTGCAAAAAAAGTCGGAGAAACCGGCCGCGTCATCGGCATTGACATGACGCCGGAAATGCTTGCGCGCGCAAAAGAAAACGCAAAAAAAGGCAATTACAAAAACGTGGAATTCCGGCTTGGTGAAATCGAGAACCTGCCTATAGAAGATAATTATGTTGATGCAATCCTATCAAACTGCGTTGTAAATCTTTCTCCTGATAAAGATGGTGTTTTCAAAGAGGCATTCCGTGTTCTGAAGCCTGGCGGGCGCCTGATGGTCTCAGACATAGTTCTTCTGAAAAAGCTCCCGGAGTCCATAAAAAAATCAATAAATGCGTATATCGGGTGCCTCGCGGGGGCAACAATGAAAGAAGAATATCTGAACGCGATAAAGGCTGCTGGATTTAACGAAGTGAAAATCATAAGCGAATCGACTTATCCTGTTGAGCTTGCTGCAAGCAATCCGGCTGCAAAGGATATTATGGACTCGAATGATATTTCAGAAAAAGATTTCGCTGAAATGATAACATCCATTGTCAGCATAAGGGTTCAGGGAATAAAGACAAAATAAGTTATTAAATATTATGAAACAATTTTAAAGAGTGAGATTATGGAACTGAAATTTTTCGAATCCCCGACTTGCCCGGATTGCCCGGCTGCAAAGAAGAATGTAAAAGAAGTTCTGACAAAATTCAATATTCTGGATACTCTGAAATTCTTTGACATATCAACAGACGACGGAAGGATAGAATCCCTGAACTGCATGGTAA from Nanoarchaeota archaeon carries:
- a CDS encoding arsenite methyltransferase, whose protein sequence is MKQKHEEIKKAVREGYGKIAKNKISCCSPMFPCCGNSSAKIITDVSKSVGYADDDLSSVPEDANLGLGCGNPVTLASLKKGETVLDLGSGAGIDCFLAAKKVGETGRVIGIDMTPEMLARAKENAKKGNYKNVEFRLGEIENLPIEDNYVDAILSNCVVNLSPDKDGVFKEAFRVLKPGGRLMVSDIVLLKKLPESIKKSINAYIGCLAGATMKEEYLNAIKAAGFNEVKIISESTYPVELAASNPAAKDIMDSNDISEKDFAEMITSIVSIRVQGIKTK
- a CDS encoding thioredoxin; the encoded protein is MELKFFESPTCPDCPAAKKNVKEVLTKFNILDTLKFFDISTDDGRIESLNCMVMGSPTLVIDEDIITKDILLDARKLEEEIRGRIN